From the Montipora capricornis isolate CH-2021 chromosome 2, ASM3666992v2, whole genome shotgun sequence genome, one window contains:
- the LOC138019932 gene encoding anti-lipopolysaccharide factor-like, with the protein MQFKQMFVTAVCVLFLFKEGEMNIIKDLATLYSTLQAITGESGQLNYQGHVISYKAEGRVHKLKWVYDGTAWDVGSGTSVKAKHYKSKQGAIEHAVKKLIDELKTRGIRAEL; encoded by the exons atgcagttcaagcaaatgtttgtaaccgctgtttgcgttttattcttattcaaaG AAGGAGAGATGAATATAATCAAAGATTTGGCAACCTTATACTCCACTCTCCAGGCTATTACAGGAGAATCAGGGCAG TTGAATTACCAGGGTCATGTGATCAGTTACAAAGCAGAAGGCAGAGTACACAAGTTAAAATGGGTGTATGATGGTACAGCCTGGGATGTGGGGAGTGGAACTAGCGTCAAAGCTAAACACTATAAGAGCAAACAAGGAGCAATAGAACACGCTGTCAAGAAGCTTATCGACGAACTTAAAACTAGAGGAATTAGAGCGGAGCTTTAG